Below is a genomic region from Kribbella qitaiheensis.
GAGGTCGCCGGTCAGGAACCAGCCGTTCAGGCGGAACTTGTAGGTGTTGACCGAGTCGTTCCAGTACCCCGGCGAGACCGACGGCGACCGGAAGCCGAGCAGTCCGACCTTGCCCAGTGGTACTTCGTTGCCATCGGCATCGAGCACGGCTGCCTCGGCGAACTGGTACACCTTGCCGATGCACCGGCCGTAGTGGTCGGAGTCGATCGTGTGGGTGATGTGGAACCCGTTGTGGCCCATCTCGCTGGAGCCGAGCCCGTCGATGAAGTGCGAGCCCTTGACCTTCAACCGGCCCTCGCGCCCGACGGTCTCCCGCGAACCGACCGCGACCAGCTTGCGGATGTGCGGCTCGTGCGCGCAGTCGCCGGTGTTGAACCACATCCGGACCGAGTCCAGATCGTGCTTGCTCAGGTCCTCCCGGGCCAGCCCGGCCCAGGTGACCGCGAACCCGTAGACGCCTTCGGGCTTCCAGCTCTCGATGTGCCCCAGCACGGTCGACGCGTCCTGCGATGAGACCAGCAGCATCTCCGCGCGATTGCCCAGCACCTGGTTGACCATCAGAACCGTCGCCGTGTGCGGGATCGGCAGCGCATTGAGGATCCTGCCGGTGCCCTGTGCCTGCGGCATCGTGAGCAGGTGCTTCAGCGCGGCATAGAGCGTCTTGTGAGAGTGCAGAACAGCCTTCGGTACGCCGGTTGTGCCGCTCGTGTGCGTGATCACGACCGGGTCGTCCTGGTGATGCCGGTAGTGCTCCGGCGCGTCGGCCGGATCCCCGCTGCCGAGCTCCTTCGGCTCCGCCAGGATCGGTGCCTCCTGCAACAACTCCCGGTGCGCCGCGTCAGCCAGTACGCCGGTGACGCGCAGCCGGCGGATGTACTCCTCGGCGATGGCCGGCGCCATTTTGCCGTTCATCAGCGCCGGGATCGCACCGACGCGGGTGAGCGCGAGGAAGCTCAGCACCACATCCGCGGCCTCGGTGGCCCAGACCGCGACGACATCCCGGCGGCCGATTCCGTGCGCCCGCAGCCACGCCGTACGGGCCTGGACCCGTTCGTCGAGTTCGCCCAGCGTCAAAGGGTGTTCGGCCGGGTAGTGGTCGACGGGCGTGTCGAATGTGAGGCCCGGCCCGTCCAGGTCGGCGCCGTGGGCGATGACCGTGGCGAGCACGTTGCCCGCGCCGATGGTCGGGTCGGCGGCCAGGGCGGCGCGGCGACTCAGTGTTTTCATGACGGTTCTCCCCCACTCACCAGCAGGGCGACGGCGGTGTCGCCCTGACTTGCCTGTTCCACGAGCACGACCAGCACCTGGTCGGTGTCACCGTCCGCGATCAGCAGCGCGGCCTGGTCGAACCCGGCCTGCCTGGCATCGCCTGCCGGGCTGAGGCAGACGACCGGACCGTGCAGCCCCCAGCGGGCCGCGACGTAGCCGGCCACGCTGTTCGGGACCGACTGGAAGAAGTAGAGCGGTCCGACTCGCTTGCCGTCGGCAACCGCTTGGTGGACCTGCTCGGCGGAGGCCCGGTCGCCGGTCCGGCTGACCAGGACGATGCCGACCTTTTCTCCTTGTTTCGCGGCGACTTCGCCGTACAGCGACTGCAGGCACCGGTCGGCGACGACCGCCACCAACGGGCTGAACGATGACCCGATGAAGCCGGGTAGTGACGGAGGACCTGCCAGCGCGTCGTCACCCGGCTGCGGCCAGTGACTGTCCGTGACCACACGGAGTTCAGGAATTTCGGCCAGGGGGTTCATCCAGCACGCACCAG
It encodes:
- a CDS encoding beta-ketoacyl synthase chain length factor, with protein sequence MNPLAEIPELRVVTDSHWPQPGDDALAGPPSLPGFIGSSFSPLVAVVADRCLQSLYGEVAAKQGEKVGIVLVSRTGDRASAEQVHQAVADGKRVGPLYFFQSVPNSVAGYVAARWGLHGPVVCLSPAGDARQAGFDQAALLIADGDTDQVLVVLVEQASQGDTAVALLVSGGEPS
- a CDS encoding class I adenylate-forming enzyme family protein; its protein translation is MKTLSRRAALAADPTIGAGNVLATVIAHGADLDGPGLTFDTPVDHYPAEHPLTLGELDERVQARTAWLRAHGIGRRDVVAVWATEAADVVLSFLALTRVGAIPALMNGKMAPAIAEEYIRRLRVTGVLADAAHRELLQEAPILAEPKELGSGDPADAPEHYRHHQDDPVVITHTSGTTGVPKAVLHSHKTLYAALKHLLTMPQAQGTGRILNALPIPHTATVLMVNQVLGNRAEMLLVSSQDASTVLGHIESWKPEGVYGFAVTWAGLAREDLSKHDLDSVRMWFNTGDCAHEPHIRKLVAVGSRETVGREGRLKVKGSHFIDGLGSSEMGHNGFHITHTIDSDHYGRCIGKVYQFAEAAVLDADGNEVPLGKVGLLGFRSPSVSPGYWNDSVNTYKFRLNGWFLTGDLAYADEAGHYYHLDRVPDAVAGFEGPQLYTSMSEERIMAALPEVLDCTVVIAQEDGRFLTDVLLELVPDADPAADRTAEVHQAVGDEVAATIRRISVIGQDDVPVTVTGKVRKVALRQERLTGVPS